The Methanocaldococcus infernus ME region CCTCTTTTGCTCCCAAATATCAATGATGAGGAATTTAAAAAGGTTATTGATTATACTGTAGAGTTAGATCAAAGAATTAAGCAGAATGTGATAAATCCTTTAACCAATAAGAGAGATCCAATCTTGGGCTGTCAGCTTTGTAAAATTTACCAACTTGGAAGGAAACCTAAGAAAATGAAGGTTTGGGACTTTGAAAAATTCTATTCTCTTTTAAGAACATATGAGTTAGAGTATAAGAAAAAAGGAATTGATGTAAAATTAGTTCTATCTCCTAAGGACTTTGGGACCCATAGAAGGAAGAGATTACCATATGTTTTTAAGGTTGGAGAGGTTATTAAGGTTAAGCCCATCTTAGATGGTAGGGTTTATGGGGAAGTTTTAGCTATAGAAAGAGATAGGATTATACAAATAATAAATTGTAAGAATGAGGATAAGCTATTAAATAGAGAAGTTAAGGTTAAAATTTTAAGAAATAAGGACAATATTTATGTTGCAGAACCAATTTAAAGGGAGAAAATGAAAGAAAACCCATTTAAGAAGATGCCTACTATACTAATGCCCAATGAATTGATGGAAAAGGCTTTAAGGAGAGGAGAGAAGGTAGCTGAAGAATTTAGAAAAAAGGAAGTGCCAAGATATTTAAAGGCTAAGATTGTTGAGGAAAACAAGGTTAGAACAATAGCTTCAGTTATATCTGACAATTTACAGAAGTATATAGATAAAACTCCACCAGTTAGGAAGTTACCAAAATTTTACCAAGAGATGGTTGAGGTTTTAGCTGGAATTGATGAATTCAAAAAGTGCATGGGAGCCTTTAAATGGGCCTCTGATCTTGTAAGAAAGTTGGGAAATGAATATGCTAAGAAAATTAGGAAGGCAAGAACTCCACAAGAGGCTGCTAAGTTAAGGAAAGAGTTTGTTGGAAGGGTTAAGAGTATTTTAAAGCAAATTCACCCAGAGATGGCCTTTATTGCAGTTGCAAGAGAAAAACTTAAGGAGCTTCCAACATTTAAAGAGCTTCCCACAATTGTCATAGCTGGCTATCCAAATGTTGGAAAGTCAACTTTACTAAAAAAACTAACTGGGGCTGATGTAGAGATAAACAGTTATCCTTTCACAACAAAAGGGATAAATGTAGGATACTTAGAAGAGTTTCAGATAATTGACACCCCTGGGTTACTTGATAGGCCATTGCATGAAAGGAATGATATAGAGCTTCAAGCTATCTTAGCCCTTAACTACTTAGCCAACCTAATCCTCTTTATTATAGATGCAAGTGAATACTGTGGCTTTCCAATTGAGAGTCAGATCAAGCTTTTAGATGAGATTAGAGAACTTTTTAAGATTCCTATTTTTGTGGCTATAAATAAAGTGGATTTAGCTGATGAGGAAGCTGTAAAAAAGGTTGAGGAAGAGTTAAGGAAGAGAAGCTTAGACTATATAAAGATCTCAGCTGATAAAGAGCTTAATTTAGAAGAGCTTAAGAAAGAGATCAAGAGGAGAGCATTTGAAGAGTTTAAAAAAGCTCATATGTGATATCTATGGTAAATGTTGAGAGGATAAGTATCTCATTCCCCAAGTTTTTGCTAAAGGAGATAGATGAGCTTGTTAAGAGTAAGGGCTATTCAAGTAGAAGTGAGCTAATAAGAGATGCTGTTAGAAAGTATGTTCTTGAGAGCAACTCCTTAGATAGAGAAGGGGAGGTTAGTGGAATTATAATTTTAGTGTATAAGCCTACAAAAGAGAATATGGAGAAGCTTAATGAGCTCTATTTAAAACATAAGGAGATTATAAAGTCTATGTGCCATGGCTATATAAAAACTTCATGTGGTAAGGATAAGAAGACAGAGCTTTTTATTGTTAGTGGAGACTGTAAAGAGATAAAGAGCTTTTATGAAGAACTTATCAAGATAGATAATAAGATTTTTGACAAGGTAATAATTTTTTAATACTTTTTATGAAAAATTTCTAAATAAGTAATAAAAATTATACTTTACTCTTTTACACCTGTGTCAAAAACATTTTTATACTATATTATGAATGATATAAACCAGAAATAGGTTTCCTACTTCTGGAAATCCTACTTAGAGATTCTAAATCTTTCAACAATTTTCCAACATTCAATTTAAAAATGTTTGAATTTATTACTTAATAGGGAAATAGGCTTCCTAATTCCTAAATTTATAAATAGGAGGTGAAACAGAATGAAAAACAACAATAAAGAAAAGAAAGAAAAGAAAAAAGTAGGAATTATTGAAGCTTTAAAGAGTGGAGATATAAAGACTTTAATAGCTTCTTTAATTTACTTTGACACTGGTTTCATGGTTTGGCTACTGTTTGGACCAGCTTTAGGTTTATTTATAGCTCAAGAGCTTGGTCTATCTCCAGCTGAGAAAGGGTTTATGGTTGCTATCCCAATACTTGCTGCAGCCCTCTTTAGAATTCCATTTGGTTATATGTATCAAGCCATTAATGGGAAATATATTGCTTTAGCAGGGATAATTCTTTCAGCTCTCCCTATAATTTATGTTAATCTATTCCCAATAAACTATACAACCTTACTAATCCTTGGAGCCTTCTTAGGAATTGGTGGGGCAAGCTTTGCCATAGCTCTACCAATGGCTGGAAGTAACTATCCTAAGAAGTATCAAGGCTTAGTCTTAGGATTAGCTGCTGCTGGTAACTTAGGGGCTATGATGGATGGGCTTATCTTCCCACCCATTGCTGAAACCTATGGTTGGAGAACAGCTGCTTTAGTAGCTTTAATATTCTTGGCTATAGCATTCATACTCTGTTACTCTTGGATTAAAGATAGTTGTCTAAAAAGACCAGAGTTAAAGTATCATGCTATCTTCAACTTCATAGTTACATTTATCTCATTGATAGCATTTACTCTCATACTCTATAGTGGAATTATTGGAATCAGTGGAAAGTTTGGACTCTTACTCTTGCCTATCATTGTAGGAGCCATATCTATACTTCTATTAGATAAAACCTACAGAAATGCTTTAAAGAAGAGGGATCCTTGGATTTTCATGCTCTTCTATGCCATAACCTTTGGTGGATTCGTTGGAATGTCTGGATCAGTAGCCTTTATCTTAAATGGCCAGTATGGCTTTGACCCAGTGTTGGCTGGAATGATTATGGCTCTCCTATCATTCACAGGAGCTTTAATAAGGCCTATTGGAGGTTGGATCTCTGACAAAATTGGGGGAGTTAAAGTATTATTAGCTGTCTTTACAGCTATAGCATTCTGTGACTTAGTTTTAGGTTTATTCTTACCTCCTGCATTCATAGGAGTTCCTCTACTATGGTTACTATTTGTAGCATTTGGTTTAGGAAATGGGGCAGTGTTCCAATTGGTTCCTCTAAGATGGCCAAGAGCCACAGGGATGGCTACAGGGTTAATTGGAGCTGCTGGAGGGGTTGGAGGCTTCTACCTATCTTCAACCATGGGGTTGGCTAAAGAATTAACAGGTTCTTATGGGTTAGGTTATATCATCTTTGGAGTCATCTCTTTAATAGCCTTAACAGCTCTATACTTCTTAAGACATGAGTATCACTCCTGGGGTTATGTTAGAGAAGAAGAAGTTAAAAAAGAAGTTGTAGTTTGTGAGTAACTCTTTTTCTCTTTTTTAATTTTTAAATTAAAAAATTAAATTTTTTTGGTGAGATAAATGGATATTTTTAAAGCTCAGTGTCCTTACTGTGGAACAGGTTGTGGCTTAGAAATCATAGTTAAGGATGATAAAATAAAGATCAGAGGAGATAAAGAGCATATAGCCACTAAAGGAAGTGTATGTATAAAAGCTGTTCATCTTCCTAAGGTGTTTGATAGAGGAAGGTTAGATAGAGTTCTCTATAGAGAGAGTAAAGAGGAAGAATTTAAAGAGATTGATTGGAACTTAGCTTATAAAATTTTAAAAAATAAGTTAAATTCACTATCTCCTGAGGAAACTTACTTCTATGTCTCAGGACAGCTCTTTACAGAAGATAGCTATGTTATTAATAAGTTTGTTAAAGGCTTCTTAGGGACAAATAATATAGACTCTAACTCAAGGCTCTGTGTAGCTACAGCAGCAACTGCCTATAAATTAGCCTTTGGCTCAGATGGAGTTCCTGGCTGTTATGATGATATTGATGATGCTGACACTTTCATCTTTATAGGCTCAAATGCTGCATGGGCACATCCTGGAATCTTTAGAAGAATCTTAAAGAGAAGGAAAGAGGTTAAGATTGTTGTTATAGACCCAAACTATACTGAAACAGCTAAACATAGTGATAAATGGATAGAAATTAAAGCTGGCACTGATACAGCCTTTTTAAATGGAGTTCTCTACATACTCTATAAAAATAATTGGATAGATTGGGACTTTATTAAAAACTATACTGAGGGATTTGAAGAGCTTATAAAGGAGATAGAGAAATATGATCCTAAAACTGTGGCTAAGATCTGTGAGATTGATGAAGAAGATATCTATTATGTGGCTGAGCTCTTTGCAAAGAGTAGAAAACTTATAACTTTTTGGACCATGGGGGTTAATCAATCAACAAATGGAACCATGAAGGCTTTAGCTATTATAAACCTTCACTTAGCCACTGGAAGATTAAATGATAAAGGCTGTCCCTTCTCTCTAACTGGACAATGTAATGCCATGGGAGGTAGGGAAGTAGGTTATTTATGTAATGGCCTACCTGGGTTTAGAGATGTGAGAAATGAAGAAGATAGGAAATTTATGGAAGAGTTTTGGGGAATAGAGAGAGGAAAAATTAAAGAGAAGCCAGGATACTCAATTACTGAAGCTATTGATAAGATATTAGAAGGGGAAATTAAATTTTTATGGATTGTCTGTACTAATCCAGCTGTATCTATGCCAAATCTAAATAAGTTTCTTAAAGCTCTTAAAAAAGAGGATCTCTTTGTTGTGGTTCAAGACTCTTACTTCACTGACACTTGTAAATATGCTAATCTTATCTTACCAGCAGCTCAGTGGGGAGAGAAGGAGGGGGTGATGACAGGAGGGGATAGAACAGTAACCTATTGTAGCAAATTTAGAGAACCTCCAAAAAATGCTAAACCAGATTGGAAGATATTTACAGAGTTGGCTCAAAGAATGGGTGGAGAAGAGTTATTCCCATATAAAAATAGTAGAGAAATCTTTGAAGAATTTAAAAGATGCACAAAAGGAAGACTCTGTGACATTTCAGAGTTTAACTATGAAAATCTGCCAAAAAGATGGGGAGGAAAACATTTATATAAAGATTTAAAGTTCCCTTCAGGAAAGGCAAGGTTTCACATCACTAAGTATGAGGAGCCAGATGATGAAGGTTTTGACTATATATTAACAACTGGAAGGCTTAAAAAGCAGTGGCACACTATGACAAAAACTGGGAAGGTTGAAGAGCTATTAAGAGGAGAAGATATTCCTTATGTACTTATGAATGAAGATGATGCTAAAGAGCTTGGAGTTAATGATGGAGATGAAGTTTTAATAGTTTCTAAGAGAGGAGAGATTAAGAGAGTAGTGAAATTAGGAAAAATTAAGAGAAAACATTTATTTACTCCATTTGGATACAATAGAGAGTTTTGTGACACTCCAACCAACTTAGTTACAAAGGATAAAGTTGATCCTCTATCAAAAGAGCCAGAGCTGAAATTTACAGGAGTAAAGATTGTTAAGATTGATTGAAAACTTTTTTATCCTATCTTTTTTAATAAGGTTAATTAATTAAGCTATTTTTTAGGTGGTTTTATGGAGAGGACATTAGTGATTATTAAGCCAGATGCTGTTAGGAGAAAATTAATAGGAAAAATTATTGAAAGAATTGAAAATAAAAATCTTGATATAGTTAAGATGAAGATGGTTAAACTAACCAAGGAAGAGGCTGAGGAATTCTATAAAGAGCATAAGGGAAAAGAGTTTTACAACAGCTTAGTAGAATTTATGACTTCTGAAAGGATTGTTGTGATGGTTATAGAGGGAGAAAATTGTATAAATATTATAAGAAAACTAATAGGTAAAACTGATCCAGCTGAAGCAGAGCCAGGGACTATAAGAGGAGATTTTGCTTTAAAATTGCCTGAAAATGTTGTCCATGCCTCAGACTCTAAGGAGAGTGCTGAGAGAGAAATTAAATTTTTCTTTGGTGAAGAATAATGAGAGGACAAATTTCCTTAGAGTTTGCCCTATTTATGGTTATTGTTGTAGCCTCTTCTGCTATAGTAGCTTACTATCTTGTACAAACTGCTTTAAGTATTAGAGACTCTGGAATAGAATCAATAAATAAATCTGCAAACACTGCCAAAGAGGTTTTAAGTAGAGTGAGCTAAATGCTGATTGGAATAACAGGAATGCCTGGGGCTGGGAAAGGGGCTATCTACAAAGTAGCTAAAAAATTGAATATTCCAATAATCTCTATGGGAGATGTTGTAAGACATGAAACAATTAAGAGAGGCTTAGAGCTAAACCCTAAAAATGTTGGGGATACAGCTATCTGGTTAAGAGAGAAGTATGGGAAAGAAGCTATAGCTGTAGCCTGCTTAAATTACATAAATGAAAAGTTAAAGGATGAGGAAATAATTATTATTGAAGGCTTAAGAAGCTTGTATGAAGCTGATTACTTAAGAAAACATAGGCCTTTAATTATCATAGCCATACATGCCTCTCCTAAAACAAGGTTTGAGAGGTTAAAGAGTAGAGGGAGGGAGGATGATCCAAGAGATATTAGAGATTTCATAGAGAGAGATTTAAGGGAGTTAAACTTTGGGATAGGGGAATGTATAGCTCTTGCTGACTTTATGGTGGTGAATGAGAATAAAGATTATGATACATTTTTAAAAGAGTTGGAAGGGATTGTCAAAAAAGTTATTGAAAATAAGGAGAGGTTTAAAGAGCAAATCCAATATAGAAGTTAGATATTAGATTCAATAACTATCTTTTCTGGACATGCCTTCTTAATCTTCTCAAAAACTTCATCTCCCTTCTCTTCTTGGCTTAACATAATACTGGAGTTACAGATAGGACAAGATGGTAGATTAATGTCACAAACCTCAAACTCTTCAAACAATAAGGATAGCTTCATAAGAACGGATGGATCGTTACTACACAAGTCGCAAAAGAGAACGAAATCGTAATCGCTTAGGGCGATGCCGAGGTTATTATATTTGTATTTGCAAACTACCAAAACTTTCATGGCATCACCAAAAATAACAAACTGTATTATTATTGAATAACTCATATAAAAAACTTTCTATTTTGTTAGTTTAAATATTTAAATTAAAAATAGAAAAAATAAAAAAGAATTATTCTTTAACAAGAACAGCATTGACAGTTCCATCCTGCCCTGGTCTGGAGGTTACTTTTGCTAAACCTAACTCAGTTTCTATAATTGCTCCTTTTGTAATAATGTTTCTTCTAACATAGTGTATATTTGCACTATTCTCTTTAACTCCTAAGATCTTAACCTTCTTACAAGTATTTGTCTCAGGATCCATAACATTAGCATAGGCTGTTTTAACAACCTTAACCTTTAAGTTTCCTCCCATCACTCTAACTTTCTTCATCTTGTATCCTTCATCTGTAACATGTGTCTCTATTGGTAATCTACCCATCTCTCTCTTTCTCTTCTTTCTAAACTTTTTGTATAATCCTCCTGTTGGTTTTCTTCTACTTCTTTTTTGCCAAACTCCCATAAGTGTTTCACCTTTTTATAAGCTGATTATGATTTAAGTTTTAATAGTTCCAAATACTATATAAAAATTTTATGCTCTTAATTGAAATATCTATATAAGCTCCAATGCTTTATCTAAAACCTCATCTCTTCTCTCCTTAAGCTCTTTAAGGAATTCTACAACTTTATTATAGGCTATCTTTTTACACTTACCACAGGTTAGCTCTCCTCTCTTACAGCTTTCATAAATCTCCTTAAGTTCTTTATCATCTAAGATTAGGTGGTAGAGGAAGAGCTCATAGATAACACACTCCTCTGGAATTCCACCATATTTCTTATGTTCCTCTAAGGTTTCCCTACCTCCAGTTTTAGCCCTAAAGATTTTTTTCTTAACTACTTCAGGAGAATCTGTTAAAAATATAGCTGTTTCTGGCTTTGATGAGCTCATCTTTCCTCCTAAGAGCCCTCTCATAAATCTATGGTAGGTGGAGGATGGAGGAGTTATTTTAACTCTCTTAGCTATATCTCTTGTTAACCTTATATGAGGATCTTGATCTATTCCCACAGGCACAACAACAGGAAGAGGGGAGGGTTCAAGATTCTCATCAAACTCTGGGTTTAAGATGTCAGAGACTTGAACAATTGGAGCAAAGACATGGCCAATATTGGTTTCTCCAGTGAAGCCATAAATGGCTTTCATCTCATTGAAGTTTGTTCTCTTAGCCAACCTTAGGGAAAGGTCTTTAACCTTCTCATTCTTTGATTGTAAATATATCTTAACCTTCTCAGGATCTAAGCCAAGGGCTAAATAATTAATAATATATTCATTCAAAGCTATCTCCTTAGCCTTCTCAAAGCTTATATTTCTTGCCCAATAGGCTTCCAAGTCTGCTATTGGAATGTAAATTTTATCTGTAAACTCTTGGTAGAATTTTAAGATATCAACAACCATCTTATGCCCAAAATGCATCTTTCCAGAGGGCATCATTCCACTGACAACAGCAAAGTTATCATTCTTTTTTATAGCTTCTAAGATTCTCTCAAAGTCTCTATGTCCAAAAATAATCTTTCTTCTAAATAGATGGAAGTCATTGAACTCATTAAAGTTAAATTCCTTAATCCCAAACTTTTCCATAGTTTCTTTATAATCTATAGATTCTGGAGTTTCCCAGGGTGTTAGCAAAGTCTCACCTTTCTACCACATTCATCTCTCTTATACTTTCCAAACTCTTTAATATACTTCAGCTGAAAGCTGTTAAATACAGGGCCATCTCTACAGACACATAAGCCTTGGTCATCAACACAGCACTGACCGCAGATTCCTATGCCACACTTCATATATCTCTCCATAGAAACCTGAACTGGAATAGGAGAGAGCTCTAAAACCTTTTTCATCATAATTTCAGGGCCACAAGTAATAATAAGATCATAGCTCTCTAACTTTAGCTCTCTTAACTTCTCTGTTGTATATCCCTTAAAGCCACAGCTTCCATCATCAGTACATAGAATTAATTCATTTGAATATTTTTCAAACTCTTCCACAAATAATAGCTCTTCCTTACACCTTGCTCCTAAGATTGTTGTTACCTCAGCCTTCTTAGAGAATTCTTTTACAGCTGGCAGTATAGGAGCTGAGCCAACACCTCCAGCTATAGCTAAAACTCTATCTCCATAGGGTTTAAAGTAAGAGCCATATGGTCCTCTAACCCCTAAGATGTCTCCTTCTTTAAGCTCATGCATCTTCTTAGTAAACTCTCCAACCTTGGCTATGGCAAATTTATCTTCATCTAAAAAGCTGAATGGTTTTTCATCAACTCCAGGAAGCCAGAGCATTGCAAACTGTCCAGGCTTGAACTTAATTTTTTTATTTATGACTATAGTTTTAACTGTTGAACTCTCTTCAATAACTTCTTTAACTTTCACTATCATCTTCACTCTCCTCAGGTGGAACTCTGGCAAAGGTTATATAACCTGTATGCCCTATCATCCTTGTTGAGGGTCTAACTCCTTTCTCAGAGATCTCTATAACTCTCTCTAACAACTCATAAGTCTCTATATCCCAAAATCCTTCCTCTTTTAACTTCTCAACTACCTTCTTAGTTTGCTCAATATATGGAAGATAAGTAATAATTCTTCCTCTCTTCTTGTTCAAAACCTTCTTTGCATTCTCAATAACATTCCAAGGGTCTGGCATATCTAAGACAATAACATCTACATCTTTCTCATCTATCTTCTCTCTAACATCTCCTAACTTAAGGGTTACATTAAATAAGCCATCCTCAACTTCAACATCATCATCAAACTCTTCATCTAAACCAACAATCTTATCACCTTTTTTAATAGCTCCAACCATTAATAAGTTTCTCCTTGCAACCTTTAGAGATTCTACTCTTATATCATAACCTATAACCCTTCCACTCTTACCAACAGCATTGGAGAGATACATGGTTAAAGCTCCTGATCCTACTCCAGCTTCAACTACTGTTTCTCCCTCTCTAATGCCCCCTCTTGCTAAGATAAAGCCTATGTCCTTTGGTAGTAAAGTGGTTACATTCCTCTTCATCCTCTTTAAAAAATCATACATTGTTGGCTCAACTAAGTAAAATTTATAGCCCTTATGGGAGTAGTAAGTTTTTCCCACTTCTTCAAGCTCAACAACTCCCAAGTCTGTACCAAACTTTTTAACATCCTTCTTTAAAAGATACTTCTTTCCTCTCTCATCAACTAACAACTTTGGATACATATCCATCATCTTAAAATTTATATAATGCCACTCTATAAATTATTATTCAAATTAAAAAGTTTTTAGGTGAGAACTTGGAAAATGAGAAGATAACAGTAAGTGTTATTAAGGCAGATGTTGGTGGATTGTGTGGGCATACCTTAGCTCCTGAAGATCTCTTAGAGGCTTGTGAAGGAGTTTTAGAAGAGGCTGTTGATGAGATAATAATTGATTATTATGTAACAAGATGTGGAGATGACATAGACTTAATCATGACCCACAAGCTTGGCTGTGATAATGAAAAGGTTCATGGCTTAGCCTGGAAAGCCTTTGAAGAGGCTACTAAGGTGGCTAAAGAGCTAAAACTCTATGGAGCTGGGCAAGATCTGTTAGCTGACAGCTTCTCAGGAAATGTTAGAGGTTTGGGTCCAGGATGTGCTGAAATGGAATTTGTTGAAAGGAAGAGTGAGCCAATAGTTGTCTTCTGTTGTGATAAAACTGACCCAACAGCATTTAACCTACCCCTATTTAAGATGTTTGCTGATCCATTTAACACTGCTGGTTTAGTCTTTGACCCATCTATGATCTCTGGTTTTAGATTTGAGGTTCATGATGTAATAGGGCATAAGAAAGTTTACTTGGACACTCCTGAAGAGATGTACATGCTCTTAGCTTTAATAGGAGACTATGAGAGATATGCAATTAAGAGAGTTTATAGAAGAAAGGATAATGAGATAGCTGCAGTTGTCAGTACTGAGAAGATCAACTACATAGCTGGAGAATATGTTGGAAAAGATGACCCTGTTGCTATTGTAAGAGCTCAGTCTGGATTCCCAGCAGTTGGAGAAGTCTTAGAGCCATTTGCCAATCCTCACTTTGTCCCTGGATGGATGAGAGGAAGCCACTGGGGGCCATTGATGCCAGTTTCAGAAGAGGATGCTAAGCCTACAAGATTTGATGGACCACCAAGAATTATGGCTTTAGGTTTCCAATTATGTGATGGAATGTTGGTAGGACCAAATGACTTATTTGAAGATAAAGGATTTGATAGAGCAAGAGAGAAAGCCTTAGAGATGGCTGACATTATAAGAAGAATGGGTCCATTCCAGCCTCATAGATTACCAGCTACAATGATGGAATATACAACAGTACCTAAGGTTTTAAAGGCTCTTGAAGATAGATTTATTCCATTGGAAGGTTTAGAGTTAGTGGAGGAGGGAGGAGTTAAGAGAAAGGATAGGGGAGATGTTGAATAACTCTTTTTAAAATTTTTTTTAAGGGTGGGATTTGGTGAGTAGGATAAGAAGAATGGTTTTAGATATCTTAAAACCCCATGAGCCAAAAATAACTGAGATGGCTTTGAGGATAACAAAGATTGAGGGAGTTGATGGGGTTAATATAACTGTCTATGAGATTGACAAGGAAACAGAGAATGTTAAAATAACAATAGAGGGCTCTGACTTAGACTTTGATAAAATTCAAGAGGTTATAGAGGAGTTAGGAGGAACTATTCATAGTATAGATGAGGTTGTTGCTGGGAAAAGAATAATAGAGGAGGTTAAGACTCCTCAGGATAGACATTAAATTCTTTAAGGCAAAAATATGGGGAAAGTAGCAATCATACATAATAAAGAAATGGAAACTTTATATATATGGTAGAAAGAATTTATCTGTGAGGAAGTTGGTGAAGGAATAATATTAAAAAAAGATAAGAGTGGGGAGTAATAGGAATTGAAATTCTTTACTTTACAAAGGAAGATATTCCATTTGAGTTCTTGAATATTTCAAATGTTATTAAAGAGGAGATCTAACCTATAAAAAGCTCTAAACTCTCTCCAAATCTTGATCTAACTATATCTCTCTTACCTAAAACCTTTGCATGGGCATCAAGCTCTATGACAGCGTAGTCATAAAGCTCTTTTATTGGATAATAGGTTCTTGGACCATCACTAATAGCTATTTTTATAACATCTTTACCCAACTCCTCAACTGGAAGAGCATGGGGAACTCCAGAGACAACTATTACATCAACATCTAACTCTTTTAAAATTTTAACAGCCTTCTCTCCAGCTATGGGATACTCATCTAAAGAGCCAGTTATAT contains the following coding sequences:
- a CDS encoding NOG1 family protein, with the translated sequence MKENPFKKMPTILMPNELMEKALRRGEKVAEEFRKKEVPRYLKAKIVEENKVRTIASVISDNLQKYIDKTPPVRKLPKFYQEMVEVLAGIDEFKKCMGAFKWASDLVRKLGNEYAKKIRKARTPQEAAKLRKEFVGRVKSILKQIHPEMAFIAVAREKLKELPTFKELPTIVIAGYPNVGKSTLLKKLTGADVEINSYPFTTKGINVGYLEEFQIIDTPGLLDRPLHERNDIELQAILALNYLANLILFIIDASEYCGFPIESQIKLLDEIRELFKIPIFVAINKVDLADEEAVKKVEEELRKRSLDYIKISADKELNLEELKKEIKRRAFEEFKKAHM
- a CDS encoding CopG family ribbon-helix-helix protein; translation: MVNVERISISFPKFLLKEIDELVKSKGYSSRSELIRDAVRKYVLESNSLDREGEVSGIIILVYKPTKENMEKLNELYLKHKEIIKSMCHGYIKTSCGKDKKTELFIVSGDCKEIKSFYEELIKIDNKIFDKVIIF
- a CDS encoding MFS transporter → MKNNNKEKKEKKKVGIIEALKSGDIKTLIASLIYFDTGFMVWLLFGPALGLFIAQELGLSPAEKGFMVAIPILAAALFRIPFGYMYQAINGKYIALAGIILSALPIIYVNLFPINYTTLLILGAFLGIGGASFAIALPMAGSNYPKKYQGLVLGLAAAGNLGAMMDGLIFPPIAETYGWRTAALVALIFLAIAFILCYSWIKDSCLKRPELKYHAIFNFIVTFISLIAFTLILYSGIIGISGKFGLLLLPIIVGAISILLLDKTYRNALKKRDPWIFMLFYAITFGGFVGMSGSVAFILNGQYGFDPVLAGMIMALLSFTGALIRPIGGWISDKIGGVKVLLAVFTAIAFCDLVLGLFLPPAFIGVPLLWLLFVAFGLGNGAVFQLVPLRWPRATGMATGLIGAAGGVGGFYLSSTMGLAKELTGSYGLGYIIFGVISLIALTALYFLRHEYHSWGYVREEEVKKEVVVCE
- a CDS encoding molybdopterin oxidoreductase family protein; the encoded protein is MDIFKAQCPYCGTGCGLEIIVKDDKIKIRGDKEHIATKGSVCIKAVHLPKVFDRGRLDRVLYRESKEEEFKEIDWNLAYKILKNKLNSLSPEETYFYVSGQLFTEDSYVINKFVKGFLGTNNIDSNSRLCVATAATAYKLAFGSDGVPGCYDDIDDADTFIFIGSNAAWAHPGIFRRILKRRKEVKIVVIDPNYTETAKHSDKWIEIKAGTDTAFLNGVLYILYKNNWIDWDFIKNYTEGFEELIKEIEKYDPKTVAKICEIDEEDIYYVAELFAKSRKLITFWTMGVNQSTNGTMKALAIINLHLATGRLNDKGCPFSLTGQCNAMGGREVGYLCNGLPGFRDVRNEEDRKFMEEFWGIERGKIKEKPGYSITEAIDKILEGEIKFLWIVCTNPAVSMPNLNKFLKALKKEDLFVVVQDSYFTDTCKYANLILPAAQWGEKEGVMTGGDRTVTYCSKFREPPKNAKPDWKIFTELAQRMGGEELFPYKNSREIFEEFKRCTKGRLCDISEFNYENLPKRWGGKHLYKDLKFPSGKARFHITKYEEPDDEGFDYILTTGRLKKQWHTMTKTGKVEELLRGEDIPYVLMNEDDAKELGVNDGDEVLIVSKRGEIKRVVKLGKIKRKHLFTPFGYNREFCDTPTNLVTKDKVDPLSKEPELKFTGVKIVKID
- a CDS encoding nucleoside-diphosphate kinase, whose product is MERTLVIIKPDAVRRKLIGKIIERIENKNLDIVKMKMVKLTKEEAEEFYKEHKGKEFYNSLVEFMTSERIVVMVIEGENCINIIRKLIGKTDPAEAEPGTIRGDFALKLPENVVHASDSKESAEREIKFFFGEE
- a CDS encoding class III signal peptide-containing protein, producing the protein MRGQISLEFALFMVIVVASSAIVAYYLVQTALSIRDSGIESINKSANTAKEVLSRVS
- a CDS encoding AAA family ATPase, whose protein sequence is MLIGITGMPGAGKGAIYKVAKKLNIPIISMGDVVRHETIKRGLELNPKNVGDTAIWLREKYGKEAIAVACLNYINEKLKDEEIIIIEGLRSLYEADYLRKHRPLIIIAIHASPKTRFERLKSRGREDDPRDIRDFIERDLRELNFGIGECIALADFMVVNENKDYDTFLKELEGIVKKVIENKERFKEQIQYRS
- a CDS encoding 30S ribosomal protein S8e; this translates as MGVWQKRSRRKPTGGLYKKFRKKRKREMGRLPIETHVTDEGYKMKKVRVMGGNLKVKVVKTAYANVMDPETNTCKKVKILGVKENSANIHYVRRNIITKGAIIETELGLAKVTSRPGQDGTVNAVLVKE
- a CDS encoding tryptophan--tRNA ligase → MLTPWETPESIDYKETMEKFGIKEFNFNEFNDFHLFRRKIIFGHRDFERILEAIKKNDNFAVVSGMMPSGKMHFGHKMVVDILKFYQEFTDKIYIPIADLEAYWARNISFEKAKEIALNEYIINYLALGLDPEKVKIYLQSKNEKVKDLSLRLAKRTNFNEMKAIYGFTGETNIGHVFAPIVQVSDILNPEFDENLEPSPLPVVVPVGIDQDPHIRLTRDIAKRVKITPPSSTYHRFMRGLLGGKMSSSKPETAIFLTDSPEVVKKKIFRAKTGGRETLEEHKKYGGIPEECVIYELFLYHLILDDKELKEIYESCKRGELTCGKCKKIAYNKVVEFLKELKERRDEVLDKALELI
- a CDS encoding dihydroorotate dehydrogenase electron transfer subunit, translating into MIVKVKEVIEESSTVKTIVINKKIKFKPGQFAMLWLPGVDEKPFSFLDEDKFAIAKVGEFTKKMHELKEGDILGVRGPYGSYFKPYGDRVLAIAGGVGSAPILPAVKEFSKKAEVTTILGARCKEELLFVEEFEKYSNELILCTDDGSCGFKGYTTEKLRELKLESYDLIITCGPEIMMKKVLELSPIPVQVSMERYMKCGIGICGQCCVDDQGLCVCRDGPVFNSFQLKYIKEFGKYKRDECGRKVRLC